In one Cryptococcus deuterogattii R265 chromosome 11, complete sequence genomic region, the following are encoded:
- a CDS encoding myo-inositol 2-dehydrogenase — MSAALSNKLKYAVFGVGRMGQRHALNVAFRTPRAELVAVADPKPSTPLWMKDNLPPSTKYFESYEDCLANSGADAVLIASATSWHAPMAIDAMHAGKHVLLEKPISIDLETSRSVVNEAEKFPDLKVMVGFSRRFDESYREARKMVENGTLGKAHLIKSATNDQYDPSGFFVSYAAASGGIYIDCGIHDIDCARWLLDASLGIPNPKKQVRRVFAAGHNIRHPELVQDNDVDNAVGFVEFENGKMLVLHLSRTAMHGHDCFAEIFGTDGKVIINGNPQLNRVEIRDAHGVRTESTPTYYERFKDAFVTEVNEFTSAVLDNKPVPVSVIDALEASKIATALTHSFKTNTLSSLMRRASRYWRDCEIKRR; from the exons ATGTCTGCCGCCCTTTCCAACAAGCTCAAATACGCTGTTTTCGGCGTCGGCCGTATGGGCCAGCGTCATGCTCTCAACGTTGCCTTCAGAACTCCCCGTGCAGAACTCGTAGCAGTAGCCGACCCCAAGCCTTCTACTCCTCTATGGATGAAGGACAACCTGCCTCCCAGCACTAAGTACTTCGAAAGCTACGAAGATTGTCTCGCGAACAGTGGGGCAGATGCTGTTCTAATTGCGAGTGCGACCAGCTGGCACGCTCCCATGGCTATTGATGCTATGCATGCTGGCAAG CATGTCTTACTGGAGAAGCCTATTTCCATTGATCTCGAAACCTCCAGGAGTGTGGTCAATGAGGCTGAGAAATTCCCAGATTTGAAAGTCATGGTTGGTTTCAGTCGCAGAT TTGACGAGTCTTACCGAGAGGCAAGGAAAATGGTTGAAAATGGGACATTAGGCAAGGCACACTTGATTAAGTCTGCTACCAACGATCAGTACGACCCATCCGGGTTCTTCGTCTCCTACGCAGCCGCTTCAGGTGGTATTTACATTGACTGTGGTATCCACGATATTGATTGCGCCCGATGGCTCCTTGATGCCTCTCTCGGTATTCCTAATCCCAAAAAGCAAGTCCGCCGAGTGTTTGCTGCAGGCCACAACATCCGACATCCCGAGCTTGTTCAGGACAACGACGTTGACAACGCGGTAGGGTTTGTGGAGTTTGAGAATGGCAAGATGCTGGTATTACACCTGAGCAGGACTGCTATGCATGGTCACGATTGCTTTGCTGAGATTTTCGGAACTGACGGAAAGGTGATCATTAACGGA AACCCTCAGCTTAACCGAGTGGAGATTCGTGATGCTCACGGTGTCCGCACCGAGTCAAC CCCTACCTATTACGAGCGTTTTAAGGATGCTTTTGTGACAGAGGTCAACGAGTTTACATCCGCCGTCCTCGATAACAAAC CCGTCCCCGTCAGCGTCATCGATGCTCTCGAGGCAAGCAAGATTGCGACCGCTTTGACACACTCCTTCAAAACCAATACCCTGTCTtctttgatgaggagggcgagCCGATATTGGCGTGATTGTGAAATCAAACGGCGCTAA